The region ttatagaaaatggatggatggatggagaaaATGCCAGCTAATTGTTATATATAACTTTTGGAGCACTCATACCTAAAGTATAGCAGTAAGGCGTCAGCACATTTGAAGCAAAGTAGTCACGGGCCCCGAGGAGGTCAAGGAGTCCCATTTTGACCCGATTGTAAAGGTGCCTGTCCACTGGCGTCTCAAGGGAGCGGCCAGAGGAGAGGAACGATTTCACACGGTACTTGGGAAGGAGGTTAGGACCCTGCAAAAAAAGAGTTAAGAGACTCTGTTTTCAACCTTGCGATTTGTTAACCACTACTGAGGGCACGAGGCACAGAGAAGTCAGACACTAGTTATTCCCTGTTCTTTGAATATTCTTTCACTTCTATCATTCCAGTTGGTGCCAGAATGGAGGATGATTCTCTACAGAAGAGCAAGGATACCACAGTTTCCCATTACTCGATAAATGATTGTGTAGTAAAGACAACCACAAAAGGTTAAAGGGTCCATCAGGCCCTATAGatatgaaatgtgaaaatagaAAAGACCAATATATCTACCTATTCAAGTACAGGAAGCTTTATTATAACCAGtggaagaaaaaacacactTGGAAGCTGCATTCAGCAGATGTACCTCATAAAAGGGGCACTCCAGTTTCACTGTCATATAGAGCTGGGTCAACTGTGCAAGCAGTACCCTGTCCAAGCCAGTGCCCTGCTCTgaaagaagatcaaagagcaaagattaaataatgaaattaaaatcattttaacaaaCATGGATGAGGCTAAAAGATCATGATACTGCATATCATATGCTGTACACAGATCATATACACTTACTTGCTCACTCATCACACAAAAATCCACGCACCTCACACCATAAACAATAAAGAAGTGAAGCAGAAAAAGCTTGTGTGACTTTAATTCTGTGTGTACTGGAATTAATGAACTGAAGAGTTTCTAATTAAAATGTTGATCAGTCACTCTGATCACTGCACACAGTAGCATTTGACTACTGAGACTGATGTTGGTTTCAAGCATACACAATCCCATCAAGTGCTACAGTTTACACACTTGAAACTGAAGCTATAAAATGCAGGCAATAGCACACATTGTTATGTGCCGCTTTAAGATGAGaacatacacttaaaatatatgtgaataatgaagtctcaaaataaaaggaaaataccCAATCAACTGACTTCTTCTTAAGCCTAATtataaatagttcaggtgggtagcagcATCAGCATGAGaagcctgcaaaggaacaagtaatgggtttattccctgctgaaaggagaagaaagaaaacaacatttcggctgtggagccttcttcgggtgacaccctgtaactcacaactggcaacccactgaagctcggcaggtgtgagcctggtcagtacctggatgggagacctcctgggaaaagctaagacagctgctggaagaggtgttagagtggccagtaggtggtgctcaccctgcagtgtgtgtgggtcctaatgccccagtatagtgacggggacagtaTACTCTAAAAAtgcgccatccttcagatgagaagtagaaccgaggtcctaactctctgtggtccttAAAAATCACAGGGTGCTTCTTAAAAAGAGTAGGCATGTTACCctgatgtcctggccaaatttcccattggcctttaccaataatggcctcctaattatccctGTATGATAATCTATCaattggctttatcactctgctctcctccccactgatagctgatgtgtggtgagagctctggcgcactatagctgccgtcacatcatccaggtggatggtggtggtgaaggggtccccattacctgtgaagcactttgagtagagtgtccagaacagcactatgtaagtgtaagtaattataattattaccaCATTCATCAGAGCCCATAGAGAAGACCTTACCTTCCAGCTGCTGAAGGAAATAGGGATTGAAAACCTTGGCCATGAAATTCACAGGGAACCTTTCGATTAGGGTGCAGGAGTGGAGCAGGTTGAGTAGTGTGCGGGGCTGGAACTGAGAAAACTGTGTGTGCAGGATCCCCTCCACCTTGTGGAAGAGCTCCCCGGTGTTGGGGGGCAGGTACCCCAGCTTTCCAAAGGGCATGATCTGCCGAGCAATCTGGCTGGTGTTGTAGGAGTCTGCCCTGTACACGAAGCTCTCTGCCACTGTATCAAATATAGCTTTGGAGAGGATCTGCCGGCGTCCGCAGTACTGCATGACCTTGGTGATGGCCTCGGGGTGCATAGTGTAAGTGTTCCTGGGCACATGTCGCTCCAATGCTTCCACAAAGTACTGGTCGCTGTGGCCAAAGTGCATGAGGGCTCCCAGCACTTCCACCAGCTCACTGTCTGTGAAACGGTGGACGTGCTTCACCGAGTGCTTGCACAGGCTTATAACCAAAGGAACGGCCCGGGTTTGGCTCAGGACAACTAAGGCATTCAGTATCTGGCTGATAGAGGCTGGTTTCAGCGAGGCAGCTCTGGAAAGGGCGTAGCTGTTCATGGAGTTCAAGAGATGCTGGTATTGGCCTCGCTCCACGATTCCAGTCTGCAAAAGGCCGTAGACCTGCGTCAACTCCTCCAAGCTCCATTCCTTTACCTCGTGTCCTTGTATCTGCTCCATGACTTGCTTTAGCATTACAGATCTAGATCCCTCCAATGCTAAAAGTGCCTCAGCCAAAATGCAGAGGTTTCTGATGGGCATCTGTCCCCTGTCCAGCCGACGTTGGCTCTCAGAGACCAGACGCACCATCAGGGAGCTCCAAGGGTCAACGTACAGCCGCGTGCAGGCGTGAAGGGCAGACAACAGCCCGGCATCTGTCAGCCTCTGGGAATCGTGCTCAAACTGGAAGCAGACTGCCTTGAAGACATCGTGGTCCAGAACAGTTGGGTCCTTCAGCCCACACTTGTCATGCTCCAGAGCAGCGATCGTCTGCAGAGCCGAGGCAGCCATCGTGTCAGACATGCTTTTCAATGAAAGAAGGAGTCTGAACACCTGCCTGCTGGACGAGCAGTGTCTGAGGTGATCTGCAAACGTCCGCTCATCCATGGATGTGGATTGCTGGTCGGTGAGCCTAAACCCATCTGAGGCATCTCCATGCAGACAAACAGAGCCCCCAGCAAAGTACACTTGATCCCTGATGGTCGACAGAGCGGCTTTTTGATGATCACGCAGGAATCTCCTGCATCCTTGCCCTGTCGTGCAACAGCTGGAAGGTCTCCGGAGGCACACTGGGCACGGCAGCTGCCTGTAGGAGCTGGCGCATCGTGAAAGACATGCTGCACTGTGAAGGAAGCGAAAGTGCTGTACTGCTCGAGTCGCCCTCAGACACCCCTGCAGAAACCTGAAAGCCATTGCATGCTGGAGAGCTCATCAGCAGGTACTGGACCTCCTGTGGGGACATGAAAGATTAAACATTGGTAAAATATATTGTCTAAAACTGTTGAAATACATATCTAAACTACtggtaaaataaatgtatccttgtttGACACAGATACAATTATGATTCATGTACTGACAGAGTCTAACACATACCGACCTGTTACGTGAGCTTATTTACACTGGTGTCACTGTCAGTTAGCATTTTCACCTGTATCTTCTCAGGACGTTTTATTATACAGAGTTCACAAAACCCGCACCCTGAATACTCATGTGCTACCTCTATCAAATCatctttgtttaattaaatactggTTTCAatgatttaaatatttcttacaCTTAATTATCCCCTGTTGATAAAATCATTGCAGTACTCAAATACTACATTCCTATACTGGACATGAATTCAAGGATAGGAACAGGTGTACATAAAGTAGTAAAACACTATAGTACAACAATAGATATCACACTTTCTGTTCACAGATTCATTATGTTAAATCTAGAAAAAACGCTTTTCCTCTTCACTTTTGCACCAAATGATCGAAAAGACATTTCGATTACTACACTTTAGAAAAACCttctaaatttaaattttaattatgtaCCCCACAGTCAGCATCCTCATatccttttaaataaaatgtatccaaatgtataaatgtgTCCTTTTTCTAATCAGCGTGTAAAAGCAACACACATCTTTGCCCTTGTGCATCTAGGCGGAAGTGAATGTTAGACATACTACCGCGTTATGATCTAAATGGTTGCTCTTTGCCAGTACATTTAACGGTTTATTGAAATAATAAGACTTGTTAAAGTacaaaaataagcagaaaatgTTTACCTTTCAGATATTCACTACACTTCAGGAAATACGGTTGAAAAGCAGCGGCATGGTTGTGTAATGTTGTTACAACTTCCGAGTTCGGCGACTCAAGCCGGTATTTTTGTACCGTAAAATCCAGTAGAATGGCGCAATTACTTTTTGGGTGAACTTGTGCGCATAAAAAACACACTATTGTAGTAGATCCATTATGAGAAATCCATTTATCTATATGGAAAGAAAACTTTAACAGAGACGGTGAGTAAAGCAAATCCCAGCCCCGCCAAGGTATGCCAGACCAATGCAGACCCACAAAGTATAAATAGTTAATGACAACCCAGCATACCTTTGGAAAGTGTAAGAAACCTACTTTTCTTCTCTCACCAaaacattattatcattatcctcataataataataataataataataataataataataataaactttatttgatatagcacctttaaatttggcttctcaaagcgctttacagtatGACAACAacaaggagacagtagatgggggtactgaatacaataggagcagaggggtaaagaacagaaccagttaagtaaaggctcttctaaagaagaaggttttgagtctgggttTGTAGGAATTTAGAGAATGTGATTCTCTGATATCCATGGGGAGAGAGTTACAGAGCTTTGTGCATAacaagagaaggccctgtcactcagagtgtagatgggcttaggaaacagataggagaccagaattaaaaGGGTGAAGGTCGCTAGGTAGGGAGTAGGATGATAGTAGTTCAGACAGATagtgaggtgccaagccatgcagagccttataggtgagcattaGAATTTTGATGTCGACACGAAACTTTACTGGAAGCtggtgcaaggactccaggatgggagtaatcacttgcactagacctggtcaggattctggctgccaaattttggacatactgcagtttgctcaatgtggatttagaaaccccagtgagtagagcagtacagtagtcaattcgggagaGGACAAATGTCTTGATCAActtttcagcaacagttagtgataacataggatGCAATCTGGCAATATTTCTAAAGAGAAGgaatgatgttttgacaattctTTGAAAAAGCGGGTCAaatgtcaagcctgaatcaaatatcacccccaagtttttcaatttagactgaagctcaagtacagtacaatCCAAAGACAGGGTTAAAGCATTGGCTGAACAAAGTTGATGGGAGGTGCTAATAAGCATAACTTTAGTCTAGTCACAGTTTAGAttaaggaagttttgagtcatccatgtttttGGGACATGCAATTAgagagaatagagacagccacatcagtgtcaggtttgataTGGATGTAGATCTGAATATCACCAGCAAAGAAGTGATATTTGAGGCATGCGATCTtgaaagctgaccaagtggaaacatgtaaatgatgAAAAATAGTATCTACAACATAGCTTCTTGTTGCTGAATGACATTACTCCCACAGGGTATGGCTATAGATACAAAACTCAGTTGTTTGAAGCAGTGGTTTAGCACTCAGTCATTGCTTCGATGTTGGTCTAAATATAATTCTTCTGCAGAAGTCCACTCCATCTTTTGACTTTGGTTTTTAACACTAAAGATAGTTTAGGTTTACTTTAAGCCTTCTACTTGGCTTCTACCTGAATGTTCAGAGCTACAGTATTACCACTGCTTTGCCCAGCATAtgctaatattttattatatatacacagtacagtataactaGACATGCTCCACCACTACTGAATTCTTCTGGAGTATTTCAGCAtgtgttattgttgttggtaATTTACTATTCTTATTACAATTACTGTGTAAAAGCTTTAGTGCCTCATCAATATTTATCTAGATTATCCAAGGACCAGTGCCATCTGCCTTCATTGGTTTATTACCAAGAACCGGTTTATAAAACATGGCTTTATTTAAATCTGATGTGGTCCAATACGTATGACAAGATATGCATGTTTGCTGCTCTTACCAATTACTGTCTTGCGCAAGGCAGAAACATGCTTCCACAAGTGTGAGCAAGATCAACACTCCTGGTTTCTGATAGCTGCAGCTCTTTTCCAACACAACAATCTCTGTCCTTCTGGGACTCCCTTTTTATTTCAGATATCAGAGAATTGTAACCACATGATCTGCATTATTGATCACACAATCAAGGAAGAAGCCACTGCATTGAAGATTTTcacaattttttaaacaaacatgtttAGCAAATTTATATGGCTAATAGCACACGGCATTGATCTCGACTGAGGTCCACTTTTTAAAGGCACAGGAAAGGGCAATTGTGTATCGGCTGAGCACAGCTCTTTAACATTAAGTTAAGTCCAACCTTACACACATGGTTCAACTGTAACAGTTCTGacacctttttctttttattatagaAAATAAGAGCTAAACCTAGCATGAAGTGTCCACCCTGTAatattttccatattttatacaaaataccttaatatttaaatatgcacaCTTAACTCATTTCCAGCAATGAAACGTAATTCTATTAGAACATACAAGAGAGTCCTTACTCAAAAGGCCATCATCTGTGAAATGTTCTTGTCCATCTGtaatgtttcctttaaaactgaaaatggcACAAAAAAGGctgcatttttttctcctttgtgcACAAACATGTTCTCCATCTGTTGTCAATTACAAAACTCTAGTAAGAGCATGTCCGCAACAGAGGTTAGGAATGAGGGAAGCAGTAACTTAAGACTCATGCTTTAACGCGTGTGCATACCACTGACAACCACCTAATGCAATAACTGTGAAAGAACATATTTACATTAGTTTCCACTTTCCACAGAAGTCTTAACCAAAAATATAAAACcaatctttttatttcttttgctctGCTGTTCCCATCTGCCGGTACAATACCAGGGGTAActtgaaacacaaaaataaaagcacatgaGTTGATAGCGATCTTTATTTCAAAAGTCTCAAtttattacaaaatgtaaaaatccagCTACCCAGGTTCTAGGTTTGACAAAGGCTTTTTTTCCAGAGCATGTCTCccgttttcacattttgtatgtTGTATTTTCCATAGCCACCCCAATCATTATTGCAAACTAATGGTCTACCTTCAAATTTATTACAGATGTGCAAATTTGCCAGAATGAACTGAAAGAGGTTTATAAATATGGTAAATAGCatcattttgcttttttgtagTCTTGTTTTAAAGCTAAGGCATGCAATGATGTTCTATTGGGTACAAATTGGAGACAAACATGAAATATAATATGAACATTTGCATATTTTTACAACCCACGCCTAATCATCTTTGTCCTTCGCCCCATGCTTTAAGATGCGTGTAAACTCCACATAGTTGAAGTTGCCCTTTTTGTCAATTGGTGCCTCTCTGAAGAGTTCGTCAACTTCCTCATCTGTGAATCTGTCGCCCATCGTGGTTAAAAGCTCTCTCAAGTAGTCTTCTTGGATAAAACCTATATTACAGAAAAGCAGAAGATAAAGATCCCAATAACCATAAGCCTCCATATTTTCACTGCTTTTATTTCAAGACATGTGTCAACAACAGCAAGGATTACACAATGAAAACAGACTAATTATCCAACTAATTAAAATGTGTCACAATTG is a window of Lepisosteus oculatus isolate fLepOcu1 chromosome 6, fLepOcu1.hap2, whole genome shotgun sequence DNA encoding:
- the fastkd3 gene encoding FAST kinase domain-containing protein 3, mitochondrial; the encoded protein is MAFRFLQGCLRATRAVQHFRFLHSAACLSRCASSYRQLPCPVCLRRPSSCCTTGQGCRRFLRDHQKAALSTIRDQVYFAGGSVCLHGDASDGFRLTDQQSTSMDERTFADHLRHCSSSRQVFRLLLSLKSMSDTMAASALQTIAALEHDKCGLKDPTVLDHDVFKAVCFQFEHDSQRLTDAGLLSALHACTRLYVDPWSSLMVRLVSESQRRLDRGQMPIRNLCILAEALLALEGSRSVMLKQVMEQIQGHEVKEWSLEELTQVYGLLQTGIVERGQYQHLLNSMNSYALSRAASLKPASISQILNALVVLSQTRAVPLVISLCKHSVKHVHRFTDSELVEVLGALMHFGHSDQYFVEALERHVPRNTYTMHPEAITKVMQYCGRRQILSKAIFDTVAESFVYRADSYNTSQIARQIMPFGKLGYLPPNTGELFHKVEGILHTQFSQFQPRTLLNLLHSCTLIERFPVNFMAKVFNPYFLQQLEEQGTGLDRVLLAQLTQLYMTVKLECPFYEGPNLLPKYRVKSFLSSGRSLETPVDRHLYNRVKMGLLDLLGARDYFASNVLTPYCYTLDVELKLDGEGYVLPASHHEDVCKRIAVCIDGQKRFCANTHHLLGKEAIKTRHLKLLGYKVVQIPFFEFEKLQNRAETVDYLHKKIFPHSYRLSW